In Thermus neutrinimicus, the genomic window CCTGACGGTGGACTGCGGCATCGCCAACCACGCGGAGCTTCGGGAGCTCGTGGAAAACGGGGTGGAGGTCCTGGTCACCGACCACCACACGCCCCGGGATACCCCTCCTCCGGGCGTGATCCTTCACCCCGCCTACACCCCGGACCTTGGGGAGCACCCCACGGGGGCCGGGGTGGCCTTCCTGCTCCTCTTTGCCCTCCACGAAAGGCTGGGCCTGCCCCCGCCCCTGGAGTATGCCGACCTGGCGGCGGTGGGCACCATCGCCGACGTGGCCCCCCTTTGGGGGTGGAACCGGGCCCTGGTGCGGGAGGGGCTTGAGCGCCTGAGGGACTCCGCTATCCTTGGGCTTCGCCTGCTGGCGGAAAGCGTGGGCTACACGGGAAAAGCGGTGGAAGTGGCCTTCCGCATCGCTCCCCGTATCAATGCGGCAAGCCGCTTGGGGGAGGCGGAGAAAGCCCTTAGGCTTCTCCTCACGGAGGATGAGGAGGAGGCCAGGGGTTTGGTGGAGGAGCTAAACCGGCTGAACGCCCGCCGCCAGGCCATAGAGGAGGAAATGCTTGGGAGGCTCCTTCCCCAGGCCGACCCCGAGGCCAAGGCCATCGTCCTCCACGATCCCGAGGGGCACCCGGGGGTGATGGGCATCGTGGCGAGCCGCATCCTCGAGGCCACCTTGCGCCCGGTCTTCATCGTGGCTCAGGGGAAGGGCACGGTGCGAAGCCTCCCCCCCATCAGCGCCGTGGAGGCCTTGAGGAGTGCCGAAGACCTTCTCCTGCGCTATGGTGGCCACCGGGAGGCTGCGGGCTTTGCCGTGGATGAAGCCCTTTTCCCCCGGTTTAAGGGGCGGGTGGAGGCCTTTGCCGCCTCCTTCCCCGACCCCGTGCGGGAGGTGCCCTTGGTGGGGTTGTTGCCTCCTTCCTCCTCTCTTCCCGAGCTTTACCGAGCCCTTATGGCCCTGGAGCCCTTTGGGGAAGGCAATCCCGAGCCCCTGTTCCTCCTGACCGGTTCCCCGGAGGAGGTCCGTTCCATGGGAGGTCAGCCCCAAAAGGGCTATCTGGGGGGCAAACACCTTTCCTTCCGCCTGGGGGGGATCCGGGTGGTGGCCTGGCGCATGGGGGAGCGGGCAGCCACCATGCCCTCGGAGTTGGAAGCCGCGGTCTTGTTGATGGAAAACCGCTGGAATGGCACCGTGTCCTATGAGGCCCAGGCCCTGGACTTCCGGGAGCCAGGGGAGTTGGAGGGGGGGATACCTCCTTTTGCCTTTCCCATCCTCCTGGCAGAGGCCGTGGCTAGGGCCAAGGCGGGGGAGGGGGTTTATGTGCCCGAGGAAAACCCCGAGGGGCTGGAGTACGCAAGGAGAGCAGGGTTTCGCCTCTTGCCTCCAGAGGAGGCCTCCCTCTGGCTGGGCCTGCCGCCTTCTCCCGTGGAGGTGCTCCGGGGGCCGGTGTATGTGGCCCTGGGCTCGGTCACCCAGAGGCGGCTCACCGCCCAGCCCGTCCTGGACACCCGAGAAGAACGGCTTAGGGCCCTGGTGGGACAGAGGCTTCTCTTCGCCTATCGGCGAGGGCATGCCCCTCTTTTCAGCGAGGCCCTTTTGGCCTACTGGACGGCTTTGGCCGATAGGGCAAACGCGTGGGCGTGAACAGGGGGTGAAGGGTGTACAAGCAGCCGCGGGAGGTTCATGAGGCCAGGATCTACACCCAGGCCTACCGGATCTACGGGCTCATCTACCTGGTGCCCGGGGCAGGCACCGCCGACCTTTTGAACCAGGAGAAGCCCTATCTTCCGGTCACCGGCGCCCTGCTGTACACTCCCGGCTATGCCCATCCCCCGGAGGCCAAGGACCTAAAGGCCAGCACCGGCTTCCTGGCCTTGCGCAAGGAGCGGATCCAGTGGGTGGTGGGGGGGAAACCCAGCGAGCCCCGCACCTCTCCCAGCCTTCTGGAGCGGCGAAGGCTGGCCTTTCTCTTTGGGGACTACCTCCTTGCGGGCGAACTCCTTCTTCCCCGGGGGGTGCGGCTTTCCGACCACCTTTCCCAGGCCAAGCCATTCCAGACCCTCCTCGAGGCCAAGCTTTACGTCCTCGCCGCCAACAAGCCCATCGTGGACCTGGAACCCTGGGAAACCTTCCCCTTCGTCACCTTGAACCTGCGCCGAGCCGAGGCGGTGGCCGAGGCCCCGGGAGAGGCCCAAGACCCCCGGCTCACCCTATTTGGCTGAGGGCCTCCCGGATGCGCTCTATTTGGGTCAGGTTTTCCCTAAGCCTTTCCTCCTCGGCTTCCACCACCTCCTTGGGGGCCTTCTCCCGGAAACCGGGGGCGGAAAGCTTTTTCTGGCTCCTTTCCGCCAGGGCCAGGAGTTCTTGCAGGCGCTTTTCCTGCCGGCGCCTCCACTCCTCCACGTCCAGAAGCCCCTCCAAGGGCATGCGCACCGTCACCTTGGGCATGGCCTTCACCAGAGCCCTATGGGGCCGCTCGGGTAACAGCTCCGCCCGGGCCAGGAAGCGGAAGACCTCGAGGTTCTCCACCACGGGGCCGGTTTCCCCCTCCAGGTAGACCCCCACCTCCTGGGCCAGGGGAAGCCCGGCCTCGGCCTTTAGGGCCCGTACCGCCGTCACCGCCTGCTTGAGGGCCTCAAACCGGGCTAGGGCTTCCTCGTCCGTGGCCTTGGGCTGGGGCCAAGCCTCGAGGGCCAGTTCCTCCTTGCCCGTGAGGGCCTGGTAGAGCTCGCTGGTAAGGAAGGGCATGATGGGGTGGAGGAGCTTGAGGAGGGTGGCGAGGGTTTCCTCGAGGGTCCGTAGGGTATAGGCATTCCCTGCCCTTAGGGCCGGCTTGCTGGCCTCCAGGTACCAGTCGCAGAACTCGCTCCAGACCAGCTCGTACACCTCCCGGGCCGCCTGGGCTAGGTCCAGGGCCTCGTAGAGGCGGGTTATTTCCGCCACACCCCGGCTTAAGCGGCTTTGCATGAAGCGGTCGGCCAGGGTGGGCTCTTGGGATGTGGCCTGGAAGGCCTCCCGGCTCAGGAGCACGAAACGGGCGGCGTTATAGAGCTTGTTGGCGAAGTTCCGGGCCATTTCCAGCCAGCGGAGGTCCAGCCTAATGTCCTGGCCCCCCGTGGCCAGATAGGTGAGGGCGAAGCGCAGGGCGTCCGCCCCGTAGCGCTCCACCATCTCCAAGGGGTCGATGACGTTCCCCTTGGATTTGGACATCTTCTGCCCCTTCTCGTCCAGGACGAGGCCGTGGAGGAGCACGGTCTTGAAGGGCCTCTCCCCCCGGAAGTGGTAACCGGAAACCTCCATGCGGCTTACCCATAGGAAGAGGATGTCGTATCCCGTGACCAGGACGTCCCCGGGGTAGAAGGCCTCGAGGTCCTCCGTCTCCTCGGGCCAACCCAGGGTGGAAAGGGGCCAGAGGGCTGAGGAAAACCAGGTGTCAAAGACGTCCTCGTCCCGCTTTAGGTTTTGGCTTCCGCAGGCCTCGCAAGCGCTGGGGTCCTTCAGGTAGCGCTCGGGGTGGGGCACGTTGACCGCCCCGCAATCCTGGCAGTACCAGGCGGGGATCTGGTGCCCCCACCAGAGCTGACGGGAGATGTTCCAGTCCCGAACGTTTCGCAACCAGTCCAGGTTGACCCTCTTCCACCGCTCGGGCACGAAGGCGATCTCATCCCGTTCCAGGCCCCTTATCACCTTTTCTGCCAGGGGCTTCATGGAAAGCCACCACTGGGGGAAGATGGCGTACTCCAAGGGGGTGCCGCAGCGGGAGCAGGTGGCCATCTGGATGGTGTAGTCCTCTTCTTTCAGGAGATGGCCTGCCTCCCGGAAGAGCTCCACCGCCTTCTTCCGGGCCTCAAACCGGTCCAGGCCCAAGAGGGCTGCCGGCACCCTTTCCCCTTCCATGCGCCCTTCCAGGTTGATGACGGAGACCGCTTCCAGTCCGTGCCTTTCCCCGATCTCGTAGTCCAAGGGGTCGTGGGCTGGGGTCACCTTGAGGGCCCCCGTGCCGAACTCCCGCTCCACGGCGCTGTCCGCCAGGATGGGGATCCACACCCCTGTGAGGGGGATGCGGGCCTTTTTGCCGATAAGGTGGCGGTAGCGCTCGTCCTCGGGGTGGACGGCGATGGCCTGGTCAGCAAAGACGGTCTCCGGCCTCACGGTGGCGATGGCGATGTGTTCCCCTCCCTCCACCTCGTAGGCCAGGGTGTAGAGCTTGCCCGGGGTGGGCTCGCTTTCCACCTCCAGGTCCGAAAGCGTGGTCTCGCACCGCGGGCACCAGTTGACCAAGCGAGGGGCGCGGTAGGCCAGGCCCTCGTGGTAGTAGCGGCTAAAGGCGTAGCGCACCGCCTTGGAGCGGGCCTCGTCCATGGTGAAGGCCTCCCGGCTCCAGTCGGCGCTGGCCCCCAGGCGTTTGAGCTGCTTCAGGATAGTACCCCCCGATTCCTCCTTCCACTCCCAAACCCGCTTCAGAAAGGCCTCCCGTCCCAGGTCATGCCGGGTCTTGCCCTCTTTCAGGAGAAGCCTTTCCACCACCACCTGGGTGGCGATGCCCGCATGGTCGGTGCCGGGAAGCCACACGGCTTCGTACCCCTGCATGCGCTTGTAGCGGATGAGGGCGTCCTGGAGGGAGTTGTCCAGGGCATGGCCCATGTGCAGGCTTCCGGTCACGTTGGGGGGCGGCATGAAGATGACGAAGGGGGGTTTGCCGCTTTTGGGATTGGCCACAAAGGGGTTGCTGGCCCATTTCTCCGCCCATTTGGGCTCCACGGTCTTGGGGTCGTAGGCCTTGGGTAGGTCCATGCTACCCGATAGTTTACCCAAGCCAGGAAGGGTTTGCCCTTTGGGCGCTGGGATGGGGCCAATGGGAGAGGTAGCCAAGGCGCCCCTGTCCTTTGCCGCCTATTTGGAGGCGGGAGGAGCCCGGTGCGCCACCAGCTGGCGGGGGTTTTCCCTATGCCATCTCCTGGGGAGTACCCGGCAATGGCGTGTGGAGCTCTATGGCAAACACAGAAGAAGCTTCAGGCTGGAGGTCTACACGGAAGGGCAGGTGCGCCTCCCGTGCCCGGAAGCCACCCTGGACCTAAAGGCCCTCTATGAGGGTGTGGAGCTGGAAAGGGCATAGAGGTAGTAGTGGCCCTCTCCCAGGTCAAAGAAGGCTTCCTCATAGGCTAGGCCCTCTATGGGGGTCTCCGGGGGAATCGCCAGGGAGGTACCCCCCACCCTTATGCCCTCCGGCTCCAGCTGGAGGATCCCTTGGGACAATTCCCTGGACTCCGCTTCGGGGTCGTTGATGGGCGTGAGGAGGAGGCGGACGGGAAGACCCTTTAGGCTATGGAGCACGTTGCTGGGGTCCCCAAAAGGAGCCCGGTGGAGGAGGCGC contains:
- a CDS encoding valine--tRNA ligase, producing the protein MDLPKAYDPKTVEPKWAEKWASNPFVANPKSGKPPFVIFMPPPNVTGSLHMGHALDNSLQDALIRYKRMQGYEAVWLPGTDHAGIATQVVVERLLLKEGKTRHDLGREAFLKRVWEWKEESGGTILKQLKRLGASADWSREAFTMDEARSKAVRYAFSRYYHEGLAYRAPRLVNWCPRCETTLSDLEVESEPTPGKLYTLAYEVEGGEHIAIATVRPETVFADQAIAVHPEDERYRHLIGKKARIPLTGVWIPILADSAVEREFGTGALKVTPAHDPLDYEIGERHGLEAVSVINLEGRMEGERVPAALLGLDRFEARKKAVELFREAGHLLKEEDYTIQMATCSRCGTPLEYAIFPQWWLSMKPLAEKVIRGLERDEIAFVPERWKRVNLDWLRNVRDWNISRQLWWGHQIPAWYCQDCGAVNVPHPERYLKDPSACEACGSQNLKRDEDVFDTWFSSALWPLSTLGWPEETEDLEAFYPGDVLVTGYDILFLWVSRMEVSGYHFRGERPFKTVLLHGLVLDEKGQKMSKSKGNVIDPLEMVERYGADALRFALTYLATGGQDIRLDLRWLEMARNFANKLYNAARFVLLSREAFQATSQEPTLADRFMQSRLSRGVAEITRLYEALDLAQAAREVYELVWSEFCDWYLEASKPALRAGNAYTLRTLEETLATLLKLLHPIMPFLTSELYQALTGKEELALEAWPQPKATDEEALARFEALKQAVTAVRALKAEAGLPLAQEVGVYLEGETGPVVENLEVFRFLARAELLPERPHRALVKAMPKVTVRMPLEGLLDVEEWRRRQEKRLQELLALAERSQKKLSAPGFREKAPKEVVEAEEERLRENLTQIERIREALSQIG
- a CDS encoding single-stranded-DNA-specific exonuclease RecJ, which encodes MKDRVRWRMLPLPPVGEWREVMETFGVGPEAALVYWHRGVRRPEDLTPALGLLPLRGLKEAVELLLWALEGKKRIRIHGDYDADGLTGTAILVRGLRALGAEVHAFIPHRLEEGYGVHPKRVPEHLEAADLFLTVDCGIANHAELRELVENGVEVLVTDHHTPRDTPPPGVILHPAYTPDLGEHPTGAGVAFLLLFALHERLGLPPPLEYADLAAVGTIADVAPLWGWNRALVREGLERLRDSAILGLRLLAESVGYTGKAVEVAFRIAPRINAASRLGEAEKALRLLLTEDEEEARGLVEELNRLNARRQAIEEEMLGRLLPQADPEAKAIVLHDPEGHPGVMGIVASRILEATLRPVFIVAQGKGTVRSLPPISAVEALRSAEDLLLRYGGHREAAGFAVDEALFPRFKGRVEAFAASFPDPVREVPLVGLLPPSSSLPELYRALMALEPFGEGNPEPLFLLTGSPEEVRSMGGQPQKGYLGGKHLSFRLGGIRVVAWRMGERAATMPSELEAAVLLMENRWNGTVSYEAQALDFREPGELEGGIPPFAFPILLAEAVARAKAGEGVYVPEENPEGLEYARRAGFRLLPPEEASLWLGLPPSPVEVLRGPVYVALGSVTQRRLTAQPVLDTREERLRALVGQRLLFAYRRGHAPLFSEALLAYWTALADRANAWA